ATTGGTGATGATTGCAATGCAATTTACCAAGATATGGCGATTGCCGCATATGCCGGGGCGCTATACTTTTGTCCCGTGAAAACAGAACTATGCGGCTACTCCTGAAATATTTGCTATTTATCCTGCTGCCTGCGTACACGTACGGGCAGTCCGGCCGGCCCGACGCCGGGATCACGTTCGAAGTTACCGATTCCCTGCACAATCCGCTGGCGTATGCTACGGTGGCGCTGACTCCTATGTCGGGGGGGGGAAAGGCCTACGCGACGACGACCGATGAGGAGGGCCGGGCACGTTTCACCCTGCCCGCGAATACCTACAATGCGGATATCTCATATATCGGATATGTCTCCCAACGGATGGAGGTACGGCCCGTCAGCGGCAGCGACATGCTGCGGACCGTCCGGCTCCGGACAAGCGACACGCAGATCCGCGAGGTCGTAATCACGGCGACCCAAGTGCGGGGACCGGTCTCGGGCGTGCATATCGGCCGGGACGCGATGAACCACATCCAGCCGTCGAGTTTCGGGGACCTGCTCGAACTGCTGCCCGGCGGACGGGCCTCCGACCCCTCGTTTTCCTCCTCGAACCACATTCATCTGCGCGAGATCGGCACCTCGAACAGCGATTACCAGACTACATCGCTCGGCGTTTCGTTCGTCATGGACGGAATTCCGATGTCGAACGACGCGGGCATGACATACAATTCGGGAACGACCGTCGGCAATAATATTTCATTGAACAGAGGCGTCGACATGCGCACGATGCCGACCGATGAAATAGCTTCGGTAGAGATTCAGCAGGGCATTCCGTCGGTCGAATACGGCGATCTGACCAGCGGACTGATCAAGATCAAGCGCAAGGAGGGAGGCCGCAACCTCGAAGCCCGCTTCAAAGCGGATCTGGGCAGCCAGCTGCTCTATGTCGGCAAAGGATTCGAATGGGGCGCTCCGGCCGACCTGCTGACGATGAACGTCGGCGCGACATGGCTCAACTCCCACGACGACCCGCGCAATACGCGCCAGAACTACCAGCGTGCGACCGGATCGTGGCGCATGAAGAAACGCTGGGAAAGCACCTCGGCCTACCGTTACACGTTGGGCGGATCGCTCGACTACACCGGCTCTTTCGACCGCCAAAAAAGCGACCGGGATATCGACGAAGGCCCGGCGGGCATCCCCCTCGAACGCTACAAATCGAGTTACAACAACGTCGTCGCGGCGGTGAATTTCACCGCCGAATCCAAGGGTGCGAATTTTTTCCGCAGCTTCGATTTTTCCGCTTCCGTCTCTTCCGAATTCGACCTGATCGACCGCTGGCGTTACCGAGCGAACAGCGGCAACGTCCCTATACGCACGGCAGTCGAAGAGGGCGTCTTCGATATGGAAGTGCTGCCGGTCCGCTATGAAGCGACCCTGCAGGTGGACAACAAACCGTTCTACGCCAACGCCAAGGCGGTAGCCCTGCTGGGAGCCGACACCCCGCTGAGCCGCAACACGATCCGCATCGGAGCCGAATGGAACATGTCGAAAAATTACGGCGGCGGTCTGCTTTACGACGTGACGCGCCCATTTACCGACCTGATGAGTTCCCATCCGCGGCGTTACGACGCCCTGCCGGCGCTGCACCGGCTCTCGGCGTTTCTGGAGGACAATACGACGATTACGGCCGGCGAGTGGCGGATCGAGATAATGGCCGGACTGCGTACGACGGCCATGGCCAATCTCGGAAGCCGTTACACCCTGCAGGGCAAATTCCATTTCGATCCGCGTGCCAACCTCTCGGTGACGCTTCCGGCGTTCGACATGGCAGGCGACCCGATGCGCATCACATTCGCGGGCGGCGCGGGATGGCACACCAAAACGCCTACGCTCGACCAGCTCTTCCCCGAACCGGACTACTCCTATTACACGCGGCTCAACTATTTCCCGGCGGACGACGAATCGAAACGCCGTATCAATGTGGAAGTCTTCAAGCACGACCCCACCAATTACGACCTGAAGGCGGCGCGGAACTTCAAATGGGAGGTGCGCGGCAATGCGGAGTGGAACGGATACGGATTGTCGGTAACCTATTTCCGGGAGAATATGACCTCGGGATTCCGCACCTCGACCGACGTACTCACCCGGACCTACCGCGAATACGACACCGGACCGCTCAAGGATATGGAGTTCACCGGACCGCCGCAGCTCGAATGGCTTCCCTACAAGGACAAAACGGTATTCCAGACCGTCGGCGTCAAGACCAACGGAAGCCGCACATTCAAGCAGGGCATCGAATTCTCGCTCTCCACGCGGCGCATCCGGGCGCTGGCCACGAAACTCATCGTCTCGGGCGCCTATTTCAAAACCCGCTATGAGAACAGCGAACCCCAGTACGTCCTGACGACCGTACAGCTCGCAGAAGGGACGCCCTATCCTTACATCGGGCTTTACGATCAGGACGACAACACGTTTCACGAAGTATGCAACACCAATTTCCTGCTCGACACCCAGATTCCCAAACTGGGGCTGATTTTCTCCACGTCGTTCCAATGCCAGTGGTTTTCCGGCATGAAGGCCGAATGGTGCAATCCTGCGCCGACCAGCTACCTCGACCTGCAGTTACAGGAACATCCGTTTACGGCCGAGTCGGCAGCCGACGGTATTTTGCAGCATATGATCCACGACAACGTATCGAAAGAAGCCTATCTCTACCGTCTCACGCCTTTCAGTATGAACGTCAATCTCAAAATCTCGAAACGGCTTTACCGCGACCGGCTCAACATTGCGATTTTCGTAAACCGGCTGTTCACATACAGTCCTTCGTACAGAAACGAGACCAGCGCACTGGTACGCCGCTATTCCAGCCCCTATTTCGGCATGGAACTCAACTTCAAACTGTAATGCGATGATGATGAAATCTACCATACGGACCCTGTTTCTGCTCTCCGCACTGCTGTTTTCGGCCTGCGAAAAAGACGATTCGATTTTCACCGAACTGTCCATCCGGTTCGTGATGCCGGACAGCCGCCCCGTCGAAAAGCTGGAAATACGCACGGACATCTCCTACTTCGACAATATCAACTCCGGAGAGCGGGTGCCATTTCCCGCCGCCGAACAGAACAGCGCGACAATACGGCTCCGCAAAGGGGTTTACACGTTCATCGTCGAAGCCGACGCGACCTATTCGACCGGAGAAAAGAAGATTCTGCGCTGCACGGATTACAATCAGATTCCAGCAGCAATGACTTGGGTAGAGGACAGCGAATCGATCGTGTTGTTACTAAAATCGATCTGACGATGATGAAGGCCCTTTTCCTGTCGATACTGGCGCTGCTGCCCGCCGCCGCTTCCGCCCAGCGCGATACGCTCGGCGTATTGGAGCGTTCTTCCGTTTTCAGCGCGGAGGACGAACGGGCCGTAGCCGGATTTCATACGGAGTCGCCCGCGATGATGCTCTACCGCAGCGAACAGTCGCTTTCGCAGATCTCGCTCCGCATCGACCTGCGCCGTGAGCAGGAGGCGCTGCTGCAGCCGCTGGGCGACGGAGCCTTCGACGGGGGATTTTATGCCGAAAGCTACCGGCGGCTCAGCGAGCGGTCGGCAACGTGGGCAGACGCCCGGTACGTCCGCGGCAACCGCCGCAACGTCTGCTGGAACTCCACGGCCGACTACCTGCTGCTCTATCCCTGCATCACGGCGGATTCCGCCGGAGGAAACCTCTCGACCGAGGAATATGCTTTCGGCGGCGGCTATGTCCACCGGGTGGGACGCTTCGACCTTGCGATCCGGGGCGACTACCGCGCCGGACAGGAATACCGTCAGGTCGATCCGCGGCCCCACAACGTCGTGTCGGATTTCACGATCAAACTCGGCGTAGGCATGCAGTTCCCTCAGTACGTTTTGGGGCTGGACCTGCAGGGGCGGCTCTATAAACAGGATCAGGACATAGACTTTTTCTATCCGCCCGGCGCCAGCTCTTCCGAGCTGTATATGACCGGACTGGGCAGTTATTACACCCGCTATTCACTGAACAGCGAGAGTTTCAACATCGGCTATGACGGAAAGGGTTGTCTGCTGGCGGCACAGCTCATGCCGCGGCACGCGAAAGGCTGGTATGCCCGTGCCGCATTCGAAAGCCTTACGACGGAGCGGCTCAACAAATCCAACAACACGGTCCCCATAACCCGGCTCAAAACCCGTCAGGCGACCCTCTCCGCAGCCTACCGCAGCGGCCGCTGGTGCCTGCGCGCCGGAGGCGGCTATGAACTGCGCCGCAGTATCGAAATGATAGCCGACCGTACGGGACACAGCGTCATCGTCGATGAACAGGCGATGTATAAGAACCGTATCTGGCACGCCGACGCCGAAGCGACCGTCGAATGGCGGCGCGGCACGGTGAATTACATGCTCAGTCCCCGCGCGGAATGGCGGCAGTCCACGGCCACGTACGCCTACCCGGTACGGCGGATGCGGCTCGCGCAGTTCTGCGGAGCGGTACGCGGCAGCGCAGAATGGCTCCGTCCGCAGTGGCGCGTGAAAGCGACGGCAGGAATCGGCTGTTACGTCTCGCCCGACGAGGAGGTTTCGCTCAGCAACGTGCTGAACAACATTTCGGAATACCTGACTTACACGGCGGCGCGGCTGAGCGGCCGGGCCGTCGCCCCCGAGGTGTCCCTGCGGGCCGAACGCCGCCTGAGCCGGAATCTGGCCTGCTTCGCCGAGGCGGGGTGGACGCCCCGGTTTTACAGCGGAGGATTGTCCGAACACGTTCTGACGGCGACGTTCGGCATCCTGTTCTAAACGATCGAACCAATATTTGTCAAACCAATAATAAAAACCAATTATGAAAAAGCTTTTCTTAATTCTCACCACGGCCCTCTTCGCAGCGGGCTTCGCATCCTGCACCGACGATCCCGAAGAAACGGTCAATCCCGTCGTCGTATCCGAAATCTTGCGCGCGCTCGGCGGCAATGTGCTGGTAAACGTGCCCGAGGAAAATTTCGACGTGAATATTCCCGCCGATGCTGCGTCGTGGGTTCAGATCAATAAAGCCGAATCTTCGGGCAAAGCGCTGGTGCTGTCCGTCGATGAGAACGAAACGGGGACGGAACGTTCGACCGTCGTGAACGTGACGCGGAGCGGCAAGAGCACCGTTCTGGCGACCGTAACCATCAAACAGAGCGACATCACGCTGCAAGCCGGCGAATTCGTGATCGAGGAGATCTACTTCACAGGCACGGCGCTTCCCGAAACGGGAAAGCCTGACAGGTGGCTGGGCGACCAGTACATCAAGATCCGTAACAACTCCGACGAAGACCTCTATGCCGACGGCATGATGCTGATCCTTTCGAGCGGACTCAATTCGGGCATGAACAGCGAGATGATCGAAGGCAAGGACTTCCGCAAGGAGTGTTGTGCGGGCAATGCGTTCTACTGCATTCCCGGCCACGGACAGGATGTGCTGGTCAAAGCCGGCGAGTCGCTGATCGTCGTCAACAACGCCCAGAACCACACCATCGGCAACCCGAACTCGTGGGACGCCACGAAAGCCGATTTCGAGTGGTACGACGTTTCGTCGAACGAGAACTATCTGGATATCGACAACCCCGACGTGCCCAACCTCGACAAATGGTACGCTTCGACATTGACGGTCCAAGTGCTCCACAACCGCGGCTTCAACGCCGTGGCTATCGCCATGCCGCCCGTCGGCCTGACTGCAAAGCAGTTCCTCGCCGAATACCCGCTCAAAGACGCCCAGTATATCTTCCACTCCCCGAACGGCTCGGACTACACGATGCCGCTGCGCAACTGCTACCGCGTGCCTAACGAATGGGTGCTCGACGCCGTGAACACGGGCTGCCGCGACGAATACTACATCGCCCCGTGGGACGCTTCGCTCGACGCAGGTTACGCATGGTGCGGTACGGCCGACGGAGATGCCTACCGCTTCGGCAAGTCGGTGATCCGCAAGACCGGTTCCGACGGCAAACTCATCGACTCGAACAACTCGACCAACGACTTCGAGTCCAATACGAAGGCGTCGCTGATCAAGTAAGCCGGAAGAACGACCATTCTTTATGACCGATTCTGTCATCGAATGCCGCAACCTCACCCATTGTTACGGGGAGCGGCTGATATACAAAGACCTGAGTTTCGAGGTTCCGCGCGGGCGGATCCTCGGACTTTTGGGTAAAAACGGCACCGGAAAAACCACGACCATCAACATTCTGAGCGGCTATCTCCAACCGCGCGCCGGACAGTGTCTGATCTTCGGCGAGGATATCCGCACGATGCGGCCCGAAACCCGCGCCCGGATCGCCCTGCTGATCGAGGGACACGTGCAGTACGCCTTCATGACCATCGAGCAGATCGAACGGTTCTATGCGCGGTTTTATCCCCGCTGGAACCGCGACGCCTATTACGGACTGATGGAAATGCTGAAGGTGGCGCCCCGGCAGCGCATCTCGCGCATGTCGTGCGGACAGCGTTCGCAGGTGGCCTTAGGGCTGATTCTCGCCCAGAACGCCGATCTGCTCGTGCTTGACGACTTCTCGATGGGACTGGACCCCGGTTACCGCCGCCTGTTCGTAGAATACCTGCGCGACTATGCGCAGAGCGAGGAGAAGACCGTTTTCCTTACCTCGCACATCATTCAGGACATGGAAAAGCTCGTGGACGACTGTATCATCATGGATTACGGAAGCATTCTGGTACAGATGCCCGTCGGCGAACTGCTCGGCACGTTCCGGCGATACACCTTCACGCCGGGCGCC
This Alistipes shahii WAL 8301 DNA region includes the following protein-coding sequences:
- a CDS encoding ABC transporter ATP-binding protein, with the protein product MTDSVIECRNLTHCYGERLIYKDLSFEVPRGRILGLLGKNGTGKTTTINILSGYLQPRAGQCLIFGEDIRTMRPETRARIALLIEGHVQYAFMTIEQIERFYARFYPRWNRDAYYGLMEMLKVAPRQRISRMSCGQRSQVALGLILAQNADLLVLDDFSMGLDPGYRRLFVEYLRDYAQSEEKTVFLTSHIIQDMEKLVDDCIIMDYGSILVQMPVGELLGTFRRYTFTPGADVTIPAGDGLYHPSVVNGRAELYSFDSPATVQGVLERAGIVCSDLRGETLNLEDAFIGLTGKY
- a CDS encoding DUF4876 domain-containing protein, with product MKKLFLILTTALFAAGFASCTDDPEETVNPVVVSEILRALGGNVLVNVPEENFDVNIPADAASWVQINKAESSGKALVLSVDENETGTERSTVVNVTRSGKSTVLATVTIKQSDITLQAGEFVIEEIYFTGTALPETGKPDRWLGDQYIKIRNNSDEDLYADGMMLILSSGLNSGMNSEMIEGKDFRKECCAGNAFYCIPGHGQDVLVKAGESLIVVNNAQNHTIGNPNSWDATKADFEWYDVSSNENYLDIDNPDVPNLDKWYASTLTVQVLHNRGFNAVAIAMPPVGLTAKQFLAEYPLKDAQYIFHSPNGSDYTMPLRNCYRVPNEWVLDAVNTGCRDEYYIAPWDASLDAGYAWCGTADGDAYRFGKSVIRKTGSDGKLIDSNNSTNDFESNTKASLIK
- a CDS encoding carboxypeptidase regulatory-like domain-containing protein → MRLLLKYLLFILLPAYTYGQSGRPDAGITFEVTDSLHNPLAYATVALTPMSGGGKAYATTTDEEGRARFTLPANTYNADISYIGYVSQRMEVRPVSGSDMLRTVRLRTSDTQIREVVITATQVRGPVSGVHIGRDAMNHIQPSSFGDLLELLPGGRASDPSFSSSNHIHLREIGTSNSDYQTTSLGVSFVMDGIPMSNDAGMTYNSGTTVGNNISLNRGVDMRTMPTDEIASVEIQQGIPSVEYGDLTSGLIKIKRKEGGRNLEARFKADLGSQLLYVGKGFEWGAPADLLTMNVGATWLNSHDDPRNTRQNYQRATGSWRMKKRWESTSAYRYTLGGSLDYTGSFDRQKSDRDIDEGPAGIPLERYKSSYNNVVAAVNFTAESKGANFFRSFDFSASVSSEFDLIDRWRYRANSGNVPIRTAVEEGVFDMEVLPVRYEATLQVDNKPFYANAKAVALLGADTPLSRNTIRIGAEWNMSKNYGGGLLYDVTRPFTDLMSSHPRRYDALPALHRLSAFLEDNTTITAGEWRIEIMAGLRTTAMANLGSRYTLQGKFHFDPRANLSVTLPAFDMAGDPMRITFAGGAGWHTKTPTLDQLFPEPDYSYYTRLNYFPADDESKRRINVEVFKHDPTNYDLKAARNFKWEVRGNAEWNGYGLSVTYFRENMTSGFRTSTDVLTRTYREYDTGPLKDMEFTGPPQLEWLPYKDKTVFQTVGVKTNGSRTFKQGIEFSLSTRRIRALATKLIVSGAYFKTRYENSEPQYVLTTVQLAEGTPYPYIGLYDQDDNTFHEVCNTNFLLDTQIPKLGLIFSTSFQCQWFSGMKAEWCNPAPTSYLDLQLQEHPFTAESAADGILQHMIHDNVSKEAYLYRLTPFSMNVNLKISKRLYRDRLNIAIFVNRLFTYSPSYRNETSALVRRYSSPYFGMELNFKL
- a CDS encoding DUF6850 family outer membrane beta-barrel protein — protein: MMKALFLSILALLPAAASAQRDTLGVLERSSVFSAEDERAVAGFHTESPAMMLYRSEQSLSQISLRIDLRREQEALLQPLGDGAFDGGFYAESYRRLSERSATWADARYVRGNRRNVCWNSTADYLLLYPCITADSAGGNLSTEEYAFGGGYVHRVGRFDLAIRGDYRAGQEYRQVDPRPHNVVSDFTIKLGVGMQFPQYVLGLDLQGRLYKQDQDIDFFYPPGASSSELYMTGLGSYYTRYSLNSESFNIGYDGKGCLLAAQLMPRHAKGWYARAAFESLTTERLNKSNNTVPITRLKTRQATLSAAYRSGRWCLRAGGGYELRRSIEMIADRTGHSVIVDEQAMYKNRIWHADAEATVEWRRGTVNYMLSPRAEWRQSTATYAYPVRRMRLAQFCGAVRGSAEWLRPQWRVKATAGIGCYVSPDEEVSLSNVLNNISEYLTYTAARLSGRAVAPEVSLRAERRLSRNLACFAEAGWTPRFYSGGLSEHVLTATFGILF